Genomic segment of Salvia splendens isolate huo1 chromosome 12, SspV2, whole genome shotgun sequence:
TAGATTGCCAAAGAGAATTGAAtaaaccctagggtccttagcaTTATGAATAGGGATTATGTTATttcattcaattaaaaaaaataaagattagTCCACTTTGTACTCTTGATTTAAGGAGCTTAGTATAGGAAACTCTATATAGCAAGCATacacaagataaaaaaaatagttaggGAAAAAAACCTTAGAGTTTTCGTGTTTGTCTCCATCATCATCGATGTTAAGGCTATGAGCGCCATCCATCAAACTCATCAAGTTCTGGGTGACCTCCTTGACCTTTTTCCCGATGCCGGTGATACTGAACCAAGAAGACCTCCAGAATTTGGGGAAGACTATACTCGCCGCCCTCTTTGACAAGTATGAACTCTCGAACTCCAATGCTTCAAAGTAGGACCTTTGGACTGCGTCGACAAAGGCATCGATCACATCTTCAGCTTCATAAACCGCACAGCGGATGTTCCGGATCAGCTCATCATCCTTTATCCGCTTCTTCTCCGTATTTCTTATAAAGGTTTTCAGATCGCGGAGTTGCTTTTCGAGACTCTCGAGATCTTTCTTGTTGTCCTTGATCAGATGGGCATGGTTAATGAGTAGTTCATGGAGGTCATCGAGCAGGAATGCCACCGAAGCATCCgtcatttctctctctcatttttgATATGTTGTTATGGTGCGCTATATAGGAACGGTTATTGTTCAAGTTGACGTTAAGTTATTAACTCACTTCACCGCGtattatttagatttttttttactctagTTTATGCATTTTAGTAATCTTTTTACTCAAGATAATGAAACTGAAATTATGttactataatttaaatttatggaattaaatatgaaattacaagtatactattttaattcaatttctGATTGTTTGTttgctaaaaataaataagagacATAAAATTTATCGTAATTCTAAATTATTAGGAAAGTCAAAAAATTAGATGTGACATTGTATTTTAactcaatatttttatatatttatacgtGACTTAATATAATGATGTTAACGTTATAAATTAATGTATAGCTAGGCTACTAGGAAAATAATTTTACTACTGTAGGTAAACCTAAATACATATGGCTCTATACGACCAAGATAATAGATTATTGGTAAATGATTAGTTCGTTCAATATAGTACAATAAAATATTGTATATCATTACTACGTCAATAGCACCACTTGGCAAGATCAGTTGGTGATGAcccaataaaatattttatatcatGACTATGTCAATAGCACCATTTGGCAAGATCAGTTGGTGATGACCAAATACATGGTTTCTTTTcgacaaaataaatttatttttatattattatttttgccgTCCTTTAGATATTGTCTATACTTATGAATGATCGTTTCAGTCACGGCAGGATATCGATGTGACAGGaattaattagaaaataaagATTGTGAAAACAATGTTGTACACTTGtactataatatttttgtttaattgcgtggaaatcaattaattgaagaacaataaaataaggaaacccacaatggggcgcttGATGgcggccatcgtcctcgggtgcggacgatgcctccattgtgggtgcccgccatcgtccgcgccctacgttCACGCCCGGTGCATCGTCCGCGGAAGAATCGCGGACGATGGcatatcgtccgcgccatcgggcgccccattgttggctcggcggacgatgggcgcggactatggcacgcgttttttattttttgtataaatacccctaccccaccttcatttgtaacatttcatttcacgattccactctcgaaactcacatttactacgAATAGATTCAAGTCAcgatagtccgatgtttggtgAGGCGCGTTGGCAGGGTACATAACCCGACGAATATCggccgttcgacgccaacacgcagtacgatcccgaattcagtacggaatcgtacggttTGGATGACATGGAGCCCCTTCCAAACCGACTCGTCGCCCCCTCCCGCCGAGGCAGCTGCTGCCGCCGCTTCCGCccccgccaaaaagaagcggatccGGCACCGCGCGGAAAAGTTGCCACCTCCAGGCAattgtgaagagtacgcccccggccgtacgaactatcagccggatgaaaccctcgtattggcgaggtgttgggtggatatatcggaggacctgATATttgcgaacaaccagaggcaagtggcgtactgggagcgcatcgccgagcgctactgATAatgctaatttcatgcatagataTAGGGGTGAAACTCATTCATTTGCCAGATCTAGGAATAGAGAAGGACaattgcatggtccaaggaaactggcgaataagtgagcaatttgaagaaaaattacaagacggaggaaatcaaggggttaaagggtagaatggagatttctacgaaggcttctagaagattatgtccacacctatataaagaagaaagcatgcaatcagaggggaccttctcggtggaggccttatGACAAGATCGCAGCTCTAGCTCACTCACTTCTACATACTCTGGGTTTAATCGGGAAATCGTGGGGTGTTCTCGGGTTTATTTTGCTAGTCAGTagtgggtaacaccgtccttatagagggcgaagaaacaattgaatcgttttcattttactttactgtcgtgaatttcaccgagcttcgtcgttcgaagctcggccctgtttgctgttgaatttccgttatttatgaaatttctgtttTCCATATTTGAGTtgctgttgatttcgattatggatgtCATTTATCTTGAGCTAGTTGTGAATGTTGAattggatgtttgattttcgtgTTGGTTGCTGAGTTTGAGTAGACTCGCTGGAATCTagtgttgatcggagcagatctgttgaaTCGAGAATCATGGAGTTGATTCTGGTTGTTGTTGGGaccggattgcttggatccggagtggattaagcatccggcgTTGAAGCTGAAACAGAGTGATCGTGATTCATGCCTAGTTTTCGTgtgttcatttcattccgtctagtatatgtagatctgttttatttccgactagtcgcaagtttccgacgtccgaacttctatattctgttcgaatctgggcatatgctttattttcttcatattcgtATTTGATTTAGCCGATGAGATGCATGTTGCTGTTAGTTAAatccttagttagttagttgcagcttttcttctGTACTTGATATTTCTAGGAGTTGGTCCGTTCTGTTTAGCTATAGTTGGTAATTGTTGCTCGGTCTAggaagttagtttaaaattatgTAGCCCTAAGGATGTTCGATCTCAGCATGacgtttacagtttcctaggtctagtgtttgattttgtgcctaggtctagccgtagttatacctcaatccaaatttgcgtggcagcagccgctttctaAACCAAAGTCTATAGATGttttcttacgcgtccatcttcgtgggatcgacccatgcttctctatactaatctatagtataacgggttgagagATCATTGAAACGCAAGAGTTTGTGTGTTCATAGACAGAGTCTTCCGTGtcaccttgagttcctagacctagtgtttagtggattcattggacttgGTAGCTCGACCTAGAAGTTTATTACACATACACTCACACGACAACAtgtcgtttcaaatggcgccgttgtcggggatggatggcgtaatttgtgattgtgtttagaggattttggcgtacatagttttaatttctttttttttttctttatttttcagtttatgagcagagacTCGCGGTTTGGACACTGTCGTGACTCATCtgagtggaggaacgatcagtttatttggcaggtcaaggaCACGGCATCTACgatcaccaccagatcgggattatctacgggagatccatttccgtttggttcggaaagtgaagaggattggaactcgtcaggaagggaggatcctaaaTCGTCTTCGGAAACAAGTACAGAGGAGGAAGAAATAGGGGACATGGCGAACATAAtcgatccagatccagagatcggttcgctcactgctcatctagatggagagccagctcaagccatagtgatgaatccgcgacagaggtccattgagatcaagacgaacGTGCTCGGTATCCTACCCATATTCTCTGGACGTAGGAATGAGTGCTCGTACGAGTTCTTGAATGAATTCAACAAATTGTGtagcattcagaagaggccaaatgatgcaacagaggaggactatcgtCTGCGTGCGGTTCCttttgccttgaagggggaagccaacacgtggttattaaggttaccccctgattctatccgcacatggagggatttcaaacTGGAGTTCcttgattactttttcccttccaaCAAAAGAAATGCtctgaagaaagaaatagtggagtgtaagcaggacTACGACGAGTCATTAAGTCAATATTGGTCGGGGTTCAAAGTGTTGCTGGATGCGTGCCCAAATCAcaggatgatagaggcagagacctattatctattctatgaaggagcaaaccctgagtcaaaggatttaatgaactcctcgagcgggggaaattttacaaggaagaaggGAAGCGAAGCAAGAGAGATCCTGGGAAAATTGATAGATGCCAAGAAGGCATACGATAACCCAAGGAATTTTGTGAAGAGAGGATCAGTGAATGCAATGAGAGAGTAAGATGATGAGAAGGTAGAGGCATGGATCGacaggcttgagaaagcactgttGAACGCAATCGAGAAGACCAAACTACCAACCTCACAAGCGAAGGAAAAACCTCCGGGTCTAGGAGATAGTCAACTTCAGCAATATTATGGACCTCAGGAAGGAGAGTACCAGGCCCAAGCTAatgcgatgggaagttggaatcccgacgGAAGTTGGAAtcaaggaagacaaagagacgcaccctggaggaaccatcccaattttagatggtcggACAACGAACAgagccagccagcaccacaacagagtatccagtttgcacctcagcccgagaggcagggtaatTGGTCTGGAAGGAGTCAAGAGTGGCAGGGCAACTGGAATAATCGAAACCAGGGAGATCATCCGAATTGGGAGAACATGAACCAAAAccatcaagggaactcttatgtaccaccgcaccaaaggaatttccaaaccaacgaccaagggccaggaaatcagtatAACAACAATTCAGGAGGTCCAGAATCAAAGAAGTGGTCTGCATCTGGGTCCAGGACCAAGTCCTGTCCAGTCCAGTCTAATTCTAAACCACCAAGGAATCTAGATGATCTGGTACATGACCTAgtcagttctcaacagcatatACAAAACAATATGCAGTCCAATAATGGCGCGATGCATAAGCTCCAGGATGCTCAATTGGAacaaaaggcagcaatggatatgttggcaaaACAAATGTCCCAGATCGCTACATacttgagcgagatgcgaggaaatgaagggaagattcctgcctcagtaaggccgccagacagagctaacatcagtcaaatcactttgCGATCTGGGCGAGGTTATGAAGGTCCAGCGATGAGGAAGGAGGAAGAAACGCCTTCCGTGAAGGGCAATGTAAGGAAGGATCTAATTTCTGAGTCCGAGGATGTGGAAGCAGGGGGTTCTAGGAATATAGATGACCTTCAGGAAGGTGATTCGGAGAAACCTTTACCAAGTGTGGCTGAACCATTTTTTctagacccagagccagaaGTGGAAAATGAGGTAGCAAGAAAAGGAACTAATGAGTTTTCGGCTGGAGGTTCTACAGGTGCAGAGAAACAAGTGAAACCGTTTCCACACCGAGGAGAAGCTAAGAAGAAGAATGATGAAccggtggattttatggatatctttggaaGGTTGGAGATTAACTTACCATTCTTGCAGGCTCTGAAATTGTCGGTATTCAGTAAGttcattaaggagttcatagctgggaagaccagacccagtgggaagattctAATTGGAGAAAATGTGTCAGCAGTAATTTAGAAGCGAAGGATGCCATCAaaatgcactgacccaggtatggtcaccttacccatttcaatcggggatgtcagaattgagcatgctatgtgtgatttaggggcatcgataaatgttttaccgctttccatttacaagaagctggtaggagtagggatggtagatacaaaggtggtaatccaattggcggatcGGTCGTGCATTTGTCTAGAGGGAGTTTTAGATAATGTTATtgtcaaagtgcatgattttctgtatccggccgatttccatgttattaaaatgagtgataatgaatctgctgagtctagcggtgtgcttctaggaagaccttttctccgtaccgctaagaccataattgatgtttttgatgggacCATATGCCTGGATTATAATGGtgagaaatatacatttagcatcgatgaagcaatgaagaaacctttagatgttgaatatttgcatgctatcgatgttattaaccccctggtctaggaatatcttgagactgagttgatgcaggagcaggtggttaattcagaattaagtcactctattgacagagaggtagctgGATGGTGCGAGGCAATGAACACAAAAGATTTGACAGATGTGGAGCTGGCCGAAGCTATTTCAGAGTTCTGTACAAATCCAGGAGTAGCTAAGTCAAGGAGGACACCTCACGTGGCGAGCGTGGAAGGTTCTTCAAGGTCAGGGGAAGAAATGATATCTGAtggaacagagaaaaatcccttgccccaagAGGCAAACACCCTGaagaaagaactgaaagtgctcccaccaggcctcaagtatgcttatctagaagagaatgagacttttcccgttatcatcaacagcaacttgaccaaGGAACAGAAGGAGGAATTGCTGAATGTAATCAGAAGAAACAAGAAAGtcataggatggactctctccgATTTGGTAGGAATCATtcctgatctttgcatgcatcGCATTAGGCTAGAGGAAGGTGCGAAGGCATGTAGAGATCCACAATGCAAGCTAAATTCGAACATGAGAGATGAAGTTTTGAAGGAAGTTTTAAAGTTGTTTTAGCTGGGAATCATTTACCCCATACCTgatagtgaatgggttagtccggtccatatggtacctaaaaagtcaggAATACGGTGGTCAAGAATGACAAGAACGAGCTGGTGCCCACTcgactagttactgggtggaggatgtgcatcgattatagaaaGTTGAATGAAGCGACGAGGAAAGATCATTTTCCCTTACCTTTTATTGATCAGATGCTGGAGCGTTtggcaggcaagcaatatttctgtttccttgacggatacagtggatacttccagatctacgtagatcctgaagatcaagagaagactacatttaTGTGTccctttggcacgtatgcttataaAAGAATACCATTCGGTCTatgcaatgcaccaggcacttttcaacggtgtatgatgagtatcttttcggatttattggaggattgtatcgaaattttcatggatgatttcactgtGTATGGGAATTCTTTTGATTCCTGTCtagcaagtttggatatagtattgaggaggtgccaggaaaagcatttggttttaactttcgagaaatgccactttatggtccctgaaggaattgtcctagggcatgtagtTTCAGAGaggggtatacaggtagaccaagcaaagattgatgtgatctcaaaattgccttaccctacgaatcagaaagaagttagagggttcctagggcatgcgggtttctacagaagattcattaaggattttgcgAGGATTGCCCAACCACTCACCCATTTGTTGcataatgaagttgatttcgcTTTCGATGAGGGGTGCAAGGAAGCTTTTCAGCTACTAAAGGATAAACTAGTCTCTGCCCCTATTATCAGAGCACCAGACTGGAGTTtaccgtttgaaataatgtgcgacgcaagtGATTACGCAGTGGGGGCAGTTCTTCACTGACCGcgcggctatcaagtacttattggcgaagaaagaatccaagccaagattaatccgttgggtgttacttttgcaggaatttgattgggaagttcgAGACAATAAGGGGACAGAAAACAAAGTGGTTGATCACTTGAGCAGGATTTTCCAAGGAGAGACGGAtgaagctatacctgatgcattcccgGAGGAGCATCTGTACTGTATAGGAACATTTCCCATACCCATCTGTTGGGAGATGGTGatggtgttaacaggtccaggagattctgaaAAAGGGAAGTGTCAACTGAATGCCGAGCcttggttcgcagacctagcaaactacttagtcactggagaagtaCCCAGCCCTCAAGAAAGCACCCGGGCCcaaaagatgaaattgaaaagtgaagccaagtactatttttgggacgaccagtatctatggagaatgggagctgaccaggtgattAGGAGGTGTATTCTagaatgggaacagagggatgtgctgaatcattgtcATGCcttagcttgtggaggtcactttggacctaggaagactgcaaggtaGGTGTTAGATagcggtttttactggcctacgttgcataaggatgcttttGAGTTTTGTCAGAGCTGTGAGAGATGCCAGCAGACATGCGGAATTTCTAagagggatgaaatgccgcaggtcccAGTGATCGTATGTGAGATCTTCGAcgtttggggtatggacttcatgggtccatttccatcttcgtaTGGGAATACTTACATACTTGTGGTtgtagattatgtttcaaagtggatagaagcaAAGGCCACCACGTCCTGTGAAGCCAAAGAAGTGGTCAAGTTCCTTAGAGCCAACATCTTTAATAGATACGGGGTGCCGCGCGCAATTATTTCTGACCAAGGGATGCACTTCCGTAACAGGACAATACaagctctgatgaggaaatacgggTTCCACCATAGGTTTTCTACcccgtatcatcctcagtctaatggacagaccgagatctccaacagggagataaaggcgatattAGAAAAAatggtgaatccgtcaaggaaagactggagtaagagactaGGTGATGCATTGTGGGCTTACCGGACAGCATACAAAACGCCTATTGGAATGTCACCCTATGATAAACTcggattttaactgttttattggacATTAAACATGATCTTTTGTGTGCTTTCATTGCATTATCTTATAGTTTatgtccatatttcactataaatgtGCTTTGATGAATTTATctagtgtttgaagttaaaataggtaaaaaaaggtcaaaatgagccaagacGAGGCAggggtctgcttcaaacgttaatctgcctatcaagatggggtccaaatcctattttagatgaccattgtcttcatcatcgaaagagcttcgcgtgggtacctcacacgccccaatcggagttcggatgagagagatatggccgatctacgaaagccgcgaTGTCCAAAAAAATCTcacgcggccgggtgaattattaccctataattccacccggccgggtctcGCAAATTCGTCAGAAACTGGTCGAAAatcatcacccggccgggtgatatttaccctttataattccacccggccgggtacgttGTTTAGGCgtatttttatgccaaaaatGCGATTTTTTGATGGGGATTAAAAGGAGAAAAAGCCTAGGGTTCAAGCATTCTACACCTACCGCCTCCAACACTCACACACACCCCGAAGAAcactttgagagagagaattgaagattgaagacttccAATCGGAAGATTGAAGTTGCCATTCCGTAGATTCATTCTTACAGGAGTATCTTAATCTTTTCTTCATGTATTTCGTAGAATCTTTTGTTTCAAACATGGTTTTTATgaagaacatgagtagctaaacatctcttgtagaattcttggtgatgatgcactgatttcatagtttttatccgattgattttgttcttgccttgctcttgtagttatttgattattcttgggtttcttccttttaattgtttaatcacCAATTgcttgtgtaggattaattagattaatcgggagatgaaataattaatctggaaataagaataatgcacaccttaatgcaatagaactcgggagagttgaggttttgagtgaggtcattgacctaattgagcttttgggagttaggggtttaagggttagaaggggacttcaatcctatcacctaatctacaggtttctcacctcgggatggggtttaatctataattgtgatcgacttaatagctctggaaactgtaattcaaggaagtcgattgtgtttttggatcctaaaattctacattcttaagcctgctttgtgttatttctttttatgttttccatttttttgtttatttcttttagtctagtttaattaatcaacccaaaaatcacgtgtctctagatagtatatgacgcttagtatatgatagtcagttgcaatcttattccctgtgttcgatatcctggtactgacctttagctatactagttctaccctgtaaacttgcaggtatttttagtgctaataaatagtgcatcaagtttttggcgccgttgccggggacaattgtgtgtcattatagcttaatatcgtgataataattgAGATTACTAGTCTAGATTTTACTCGCTTTATTTgtactttttattttgagttCTCTAATAGATTTGTTCCCTTGTTCAGGTTGTATGCACACGCGTTCTAAAGGTCCACCTTTAGAGCCTATCGATCCCgagatcgaagcatccaacaGAAGGAGGAACGCGCAGAGAAGGTTAAACCAAAGGATTCGGGTTTCTTCACCCGCTCATAGGCGTCTACCTTCTCCTATCCAAAGAACTCCATCACCCAGTCCATCTCCACTTCCGTCACCTATACAGTACGAGCCTCATTCTCCAATCCTAATGGAGAACGGAGGGGAGAACAACAATGAGAATAATCATGAGAACAACGAGGATCCTGTCATTTGTCAACTCCGTCTACAGCTGGTTGTCATGCAAAGGCAATTGGATGAGCAGAACGTGAGGCCAGTGCCCGTACAAAATCAGTTCGCCTACAGACAGGTTACTAATCCACCAGTCAACAATGCGGGGATAGCAGCCAACAGCTTTGAATTGAAATCGGGGATGATAGACAGAGCAAAAGCAAACGCATTTGGTGGAACGGGCTCAGAAGATGCCAACAAACACCTCACCAAGTTCATACAAATAAGCAACACAGTGAAGGCGAACGGGGTCACAGATGAGCACGTCCGCCTCAGATTATTCCCATTCTCCTTGAAAGACGATGCAAGGGACTGGTATGACAGCATGGGTCCTAACTCTGTGCCCACATGGGATGCAATGGTGGAGCTGTTCTTGGAGAAGTACTATCCACCTAGCGAGGCACTCAAACGCCAAGCAGAGGTCATTCAATATAAGATGCAACCTCAGGAGAACATTTTGGAGGCCTGGAAAAGGTTCAAGCAGTTGATGAGAAGATGCCCCAACCACGGGTTAAGCCCGGGGCAACAAATCCTAACCTTCTACAGGGGAGGCACGCTGGAGGCAATGCGCGAATTGAACATGAGCGCCGGAGGATCTCTCTTGAAGTTGGGAGAAGCTGAAGCACTTGAGGTAATTGAGAGAGTGGCTTCAAATGATGATGGATGGAGAAACGATAGGAGCAAATCCTATAGGGTGGCATCCACCTCCGATTTTGATAGGATGGATACAATGTCCAAGCAGCTGGACTTCCTAACTGACAAGCTTGGGTATATGGGAATAAGGCAAGTTGGGACTGAGATGCAACAAGGAATAGAAGATGTAAACTACGTTCACCAAGGTGGCAATAACAGAAATTTCAACAATTACCGCCCCAATCAAGGAGGAGGCAATTACAACCACTATGGGAACAAGGTGCATCCCAACTTGTCCTACGGGAACCCAAATAATGCCTTGCAACCACCACCCGGATTCCAGGTATCAGATGGCCAAATCATAGAACCAAAGAAGGATGAGCTGAAAGATGTGTTAATGGCTTTTATGAAACAAACGGGATAGTGCATGAAAGACTCCAACAAAAGGCTAGTGCAGGTTGAAGCTaatgtgaatgacttgaatatTCACATGAAGAGCATCGATAACCAGATGAGCCAGATTTCACAGGCTGTGGGTATTCAGCATCAACCAGGCCAATTCCCTTCACAAACGGTTGTAAATCCTAAAGACTGTAAGGATTGCAAAGCCATCATTCTGAGAAGTGGAAAGAGCTACGAAGGCCCAACCATGCCTGCAGAGAATGAGAAAATCTCTCAAGAGGAGACAGTTGTAGAAGAGGTGGTGGAAGAAGAAGAACCAGTGGAAGAGGTGCTGCCTCCCAAGGCAAGCACCGTGATACCTGCATCCCCTGCTGAGGTTAAGATCCCATTTCCACAGCGCgtgcagaagaagaaactagATGATCACTTCTCTAGGTTTCTTGACATATTCATAAAAGTGCACATTAACATCCCACTGATTGAGGCACTACAGCAGATACCGAAGTATGGGAAGTTTCTGAAGGAGGTGATAGCCCAGAAGACCAGTTGGGGGCAGGTAGACACTATTAATCTAACTGAAAATTGCAGTGCTCTGCTGCAAAGGAAACTGCCTGCCAAGCTGCAGGATCCTGTAAGTTTCACTGTCGACTGCCTCATTAGGGGCTATAAGGTGGAGAATGCTCTCTGCGATCTAGGCGCGAGTATTAATCTAATGCCACTATCAGTGTTCAAGCAACTGAACATCGGTACTTTGAAACCCACCTCAGCCACACTACAGATGGCAGACAGATCTGTCGCGTATCCAGAGGGCATCGTGGAAGACCTACTGATTAAGGTCGGGGAATTTATTTTTTCCATCGATTTTATGGTCTTGGACATGGAAGAAGACAAGGGAGTCCCCTTACTGCTAGGACGTCCCTTCCTCGCCACTGCTGAGGCAAATATAAATGTGAAAAAGGGAGAGTTGACAATCTTCATGGGATAAGAAAGTCAGACGTTTTCCCACAAATCGAGAAGCATGGATGGAAGAACTGAGGAGTGCAAAGTGGTGCGTCTGAAGCACCAAGTGATTACTGAAGAAGGAGGATCGAGTGCAGTCAGAAAAGTGAAGCAGAAGGACTTTTATGAGCTTCACATGGAGATGATGGCTTCCACTAACTCGGAGCCAATAGCATGGATCGATGCAGACCATAGTCGCCCTTCACCGGTGCACTCGGTGATCATTACTGAACCCCCTAGGATGGGGGGTGAAATACCAAATGCTGCCAAGGGAAGAAAGACAACTGCTCCAACAGTGAAGGAGCCTATCCCGAGAGAGCCTGAAAAGTGGTGGCTCACC
This window contains:
- the LOC121757453 gene encoding uncharacterized protein LOC121757453; the protein is MKDSNKRLVQVEANVNDLNIHMKSIDNQMSQISQAVGIQHQPGQFPSQTVVNPKDCKDCKAIILRSGKSYEGPTMPAENEKISQEETVVEEVVEEEEPVEEVLPPKASTVIPASPAEVKIPFPQRVQKKKLDDHFSRFLDIFIKVHINIPLIEALQQIPKYGKFLKEVIAQKTSWGQVDTINLTENCSALLQRKLPAKLQDPVSFTVDCLIRGYKVENALCDLGASINLMPLSVFKQLNIGTLKPTSATLQMADRSVAYPEGIVEDLLIKVGEFIFSIDFMVLDMEEDKGVPLLLGRPFLATAEANINVKKGELTIFMG